One Arthrobacter sp. FW306-07-I genomic window carries:
- a CDS encoding o-succinylbenzoate synthase, with translation MPLPGLPPAPAALPEKVPPLEELLAGAHVVSLPMRVKFRGIMQRESLLLRGPVGWGEFCAFPEYGDAEASRWLAAAIEAGWEGFPPALRHSIPVNATVPAVSADRVPDVLARFGRVDAVKVKVAEQGQTLDDDVARLHAVRAALPDAAVRVDANGGWDVPGAVEALTRLAPVGLEYAEQPVPSIEGLAEVRSRLGDAGTPVLIAADESVRKETDPLRVARAGAADLIVVKVAPLGGVRRALDIVAQAGLPAVVSSALDTSVGIRAGLALAAALPELPYACGLGTVSLFESDVTLDPLVADDGAIRLRDVAADAELLERFAASAERRDWWLDRLRRVHALLAPSIAP, from the coding sequence ATGCCCCTCCCCGGTCTCCCGCCAGCCCCCGCCGCCCTCCCCGAAAAAGTTCCTCCGCTGGAAGAACTGCTGGCGGGTGCCCATGTGGTGAGCCTGCCCATGCGGGTGAAGTTCCGTGGCATTATGCAGCGCGAATCGCTCCTGCTCCGGGGTCCCGTGGGCTGGGGCGAGTTCTGCGCCTTCCCTGAGTACGGCGACGCCGAGGCGTCCCGCTGGCTGGCCGCCGCGATCGAGGCCGGGTGGGAGGGCTTCCCCCCTGCGCTGCGGCATAGCATTCCCGTCAACGCCACCGTGCCCGCCGTTTCCGCGGACCGGGTGCCGGACGTCCTGGCCCGGTTCGGCCGGGTGGACGCAGTCAAGGTCAAGGTGGCGGAGCAGGGGCAGACATTGGACGACGACGTCGCCCGGCTTCACGCCGTCCGCGCCGCCTTGCCGGATGCCGCCGTCCGAGTGGACGCCAACGGAGGGTGGGATGTGCCCGGCGCCGTGGAGGCGCTGACCCGGCTGGCGCCCGTGGGGCTGGAATACGCCGAGCAGCCGGTGCCGTCCATCGAGGGCCTGGCCGAGGTCCGGTCGCGGCTGGGGGACGCGGGGACTCCTGTGCTCATCGCGGCAGATGAAAGCGTGCGGAAGGAAACCGACCCCCTCCGCGTGGCCCGCGCCGGCGCCGCGGACCTGATCGTGGTCAAGGTGGCACCGCTCGGGGGAGTACGCCGCGCCCTGGACATCGTGGCACAGGCCGGGCTTCCCGCCGTCGTCAGCTCCGCTCTGGACACCTCCGTGGGCATCCGCGCGGGGCTGGCGCTCGCCGCCGCCCTGCCGGAGCTGCCCTACGCCTGCGGCCTGGGGACGGTGTCCCTGTTCGAATCGGACGTCACCCTGGATCCCTTGGTGGCCGACGACGGCGCCATCCGCCTCCGCGACGTGGCCGCCGACGCGGAGCTGCTTGAGCGGTTT
- a CDS encoding Nramp family divalent metal transporter, whose translation MSKAQTSGRPQVEDTAAGARQKSLLRRFGALLGPGLVTGAADDDPSGIATYAKAGATFSNGMLWTAPVTLPMMMAVQEICDRTALATGESLGWLARRKFSRRPRVVIGILIVALLVGNILNAAADLMAIGQGMQMLGAGPDHLWSALAGLGIAVALMSGSFAVIAKVFKWLCLTLLAYVAVLFVANVDWPDVLEGMLGMKFSFAPEYLGLIVAVLGTTISPYLFFWQSAHRVQELRAEEHGGDEAVGLKDRPDAAAAAHTLRKARADVFIGMVFSVLVMFSIMAATAATLGKDGTDVNTAADVAKALEPVVGPAATFLFAAGFIGTGILGVPVLAASGAAGLTGLLGKDWGLDLSPRRAPLFYTLLGVGIIAGVLISFFSADPIGLLVFSATVNGIAAAPFLVVTMLISRDKAIMGNYANGRLAATLGWFTAAVMVVAGGIGVWTTLTGA comes from the coding sequence ATGAGCAAGGCTCAAACGAGCGGACGGCCCCAGGTTGAAGACACGGCAGCTGGCGCTCGGCAAAAGTCCTTGCTGCGCCGCTTTGGGGCGCTGCTGGGCCCGGGCCTGGTCACAGGTGCCGCGGACGATGACCCCTCAGGGATTGCCACGTATGCAAAAGCCGGTGCCACCTTTTCCAACGGCATGCTGTGGACCGCGCCGGTCACGCTGCCCATGATGATGGCCGTGCAGGAGATCTGCGACCGCACCGCACTGGCCACCGGGGAAAGCCTGGGCTGGCTGGCCCGCCGCAAGTTCTCCCGCCGTCCCCGGGTGGTGATCGGCATCCTGATCGTTGCCCTGCTGGTGGGCAACATCCTCAACGCCGCCGCGGACCTGATGGCGATCGGGCAGGGCATGCAGATGCTCGGTGCGGGCCCGGACCACCTGTGGAGCGCGCTTGCGGGCTTAGGCATTGCCGTCGCGCTCATGAGCGGATCGTTTGCCGTCATTGCGAAGGTCTTCAAGTGGTTGTGCCTTACGCTGCTGGCGTACGTTGCGGTCCTGTTCGTTGCCAATGTCGACTGGCCGGACGTGTTGGAAGGCATGCTGGGAATGAAGTTCAGCTTCGCCCCCGAATACCTCGGCCTGATCGTCGCCGTGCTGGGCACCACCATCTCGCCCTACCTGTTCTTCTGGCAGAGTGCGCACAGGGTCCAGGAATTGCGCGCCGAGGAGCACGGCGGTGACGAGGCGGTGGGACTGAAGGACCGTCCGGACGCGGCTGCCGCCGCCCACACCCTCCGGAAGGCCCGCGCCGACGTGTTCATTGGCATGGTCTTCTCCGTCCTGGTGATGTTCTCAATCATGGCGGCCACGGCGGCAACCCTGGGCAAGGACGGCACGGACGTGAACACCGCGGCCGATGTTGCCAAGGCCCTGGAGCCCGTGGTGGGGCCGGCCGCCACGTTCCTGTTTGCCGCCGGATTCATCGGCACCGGCATCCTGGGGGTCCCAGTACTCGCCGCGTCCGGTGCAGCGGGACTCACCGGCCTGCTCGGCAAGGACTGGGGCCTGGACCTGAGCCCGCGGCGTGCCCCGTTGTTCTACACGCTGCTGGGGGTCGGAATCATTGCCGGCGTCCTCATCAGCTTTTTCTCCGCCGACCCCATCGGGCTCCTGGTTTTCAGCGCCACCGTCAACGGCATTGCGGCCGCCCCGTTCCTGGTGGTCACCATGCTCATCTCCCGGGACAAAGCCATCATGGGCAACTACGCCAACGGCCGGCTCGCCGCCACGCTCGGCTGGTTCACTGCCGCCGTCATGGTCGTGGCCGGAGGCATCGGCGTCTGGACCACCCTTACCGGAGCCTGA
- a CDS encoding magnesium and cobalt transport protein CorA produces the protein MTIIDNAVYVNGLRTEDPEDLDETYFLLRQRQGMAWIGLYRPDAEELQSVGEEFDLNQLAIEDALSGHQRAKLEHYGGCLFLVLRPARYRDDVEKVDFGEIHVFVGDEYVVTVRHAESPDLAKVRRRMESMPEFLALGPDAVLYGILDQVVDEYEPVAAGLENDIDEIEDDLFGADPEVSRRIYELSRQVIIFQRATSPLAGILRQLMAGTPERPPGEVLQDHLRDVLDHVLRLNERVASFRALLQNALAVNAALVAQRQNDEMQRMTESSLEQNEQVKRISSWAAILFAPTLVASIYGMNFTNMPELAWTYGYPYALGLMVAMGLVLYLAFKHNKWI, from the coding sequence GTGACCATCATTGACAACGCCGTCTACGTAAACGGACTCCGCACCGAGGACCCCGAAGACCTTGATGAAACCTACTTTCTCCTGCGGCAGCGACAGGGGATGGCATGGATCGGCCTGTACCGGCCGGACGCGGAGGAACTGCAGTCCGTCGGCGAGGAATTCGACCTCAACCAGCTCGCCATCGAGGACGCGCTCTCCGGCCACCAGCGGGCCAAGCTGGAGCATTACGGCGGCTGCCTGTTCCTGGTGCTCCGGCCGGCGCGGTACCGGGACGACGTGGAAAAGGTGGACTTCGGCGAGATCCACGTTTTTGTCGGTGACGAGTACGTGGTGACCGTCAGGCACGCCGAGTCCCCGGACCTGGCAAAGGTGCGCCGCCGCATGGAGTCCATGCCGGAGTTCCTTGCCCTGGGCCCCGACGCCGTGCTGTACGGCATCCTGGACCAGGTGGTGGACGAGTATGAGCCTGTGGCTGCCGGCTTGGAGAACGATATCGACGAAATTGAGGATGACCTCTTTGGCGCCGACCCGGAGGTTTCGCGGAGGATCTACGAGCTCTCCCGGCAGGTAATCATCTTCCAGCGCGCCACCAGCCCGTTGGCCGGAATCCTTCGCCAACTCATGGCGGGGACCCCTGAGCGGCCGCCGGGGGAAGTCCTGCAGGACCATCTGCGCGACGTCCTGGATCACGTGCTGCGGCTCAACGAGCGGGTGGCTTCCTTCCGGGCCCTGCTTCAGAACGCCCTCGCGGTCAACGCAGCCCTGGTGGCCCAGCGGCAAAACGATGAAATGCAGCGCATGACCGAGTCCAGCCTGGAACAGAACGAGCAGGTCAAGCGCATCTCGTCCTGGGCCGCCATCCTGTTCGCGCCCACCCTGGTGGCCTCTATCTACGGCATGAACTTCACCAACATGCCCGAGCTGGCGTGGACGTACGGCTACCCCTACGCGCTGGGCCTGATGGTGGCCATGGGCCTGGTCCTCTACCTCGCGTTCAAGCACAACAAGTGGATCTGA
- a CDS encoding GbsR/MarR family transcriptional regulator has translation MSTDMGVAHAQTPELTVAAAERTAAAFAAAGFPKMPARTLLALVSSEQGSLTAAELSERLGASAAAVSGAVRYLQTVGFVHRISQPGSRRDLYALHTDEWYVASMRNSTVYEKLAALTDATAETLPEGSAARARVAEMARFYRFLNSRMPALLDDWEREREAHP, from the coding sequence GTGAGCACTGACATGGGCGTGGCTCATGCGCAAACCCCGGAACTGACGGTCGCGGCTGCCGAAAGGACCGCGGCCGCCTTCGCCGCGGCCGGGTTCCCCAAGATGCCGGCGCGGACCTTGTTGGCGCTGGTTTCCTCGGAACAGGGAAGCCTCACCGCCGCAGAGCTCTCGGAGCGGCTGGGCGCCAGTGCCGCAGCGGTCTCGGGGGCGGTGCGGTACCTGCAGACCGTGGGCTTCGTCCACCGGATCTCGCAGCCCGGCAGCCGCCGGGACCTCTACGCCCTCCATACCGATGAGTGGTACGTGGCGTCGATGCGGAACAGCACCGTTTACGAGAAGCTGGCAGCACTCACCGATGCCACGGCGGAAACCCTCCCGGAGGGATCTGCCGCGCGGGCGCGGGTAGCGGAGATGGCCCGGTTCTACCGGTTCCTCAACTCGCGGATGCCCGCGCTGCTGGATGACTGGGAGCGCGAGCGGGAGGCCCACCCGTGA
- a CDS encoding ABC transporter permease: MEVFLVLLGQRLRRDRWQLLSWVVAIGAFALFAAAAVTQTYGSVVSRTEILQVAIATPAILMLRGLPRGADQGAFTFFLIYAFLALLTGLMSTFLAVRHTRADEETGTAELVAATPAGRLLPNIATLLHGITANILVALAVFAGFASQGLDAQGSLTAGAATGAVGLAFLALGLLVAQFMPTSRGANGVSAALVVLAYVLRGIGDATGTPGADGTTMTEGSASWFSPIGWGQQTYAFSGNRTWPLVLPVGLAVACFAVAWLILRTRDSGASVWGTRPGRAAARPGLRSPVALALRLQSGSIIGWGLSGLALGLLAGSLGKAIAAVDTPDTNITAMLRAMLQSQGTSLTQLMVSVLFSMAGVLAAACALQAVIRLRQEEAAGTAELLLSAPVGRVRWLAGYLLLGAAAVVLVVGLAGVGAWATLTGSGDTSMPADALWQTALAQLPAALIYLSVPALVFVLWPAATIAASWALLALGVVLGILGAMLGIDQALRDLSPFAHTPVPHGDTTDWSGAWWMLLIAAVAAVLAVSVMRRREVGSA; the protein is encoded by the coding sequence ATGGAAGTCTTTCTGGTCCTCTTGGGCCAGCGGCTGCGGCGGGACCGCTGGCAGCTCCTAAGCTGGGTGGTGGCCATCGGGGCCTTCGCCCTGTTTGCAGCGGCCGCCGTCACACAGACGTACGGCAGTGTGGTGAGCCGCACCGAGATCCTGCAGGTGGCCATCGCCACTCCCGCCATCCTGATGCTGCGCGGCCTACCCCGCGGTGCGGACCAGGGGGCGTTCACGTTCTTCCTGATCTACGCGTTCCTGGCCCTGCTGACCGGGCTGATGAGCACGTTCCTGGCGGTGCGCCACACGCGTGCCGATGAGGAAACCGGCACTGCCGAACTGGTCGCCGCCACGCCTGCCGGCCGCCTGCTGCCCAACATCGCCACCCTGCTGCACGGCATCACGGCGAACATCCTCGTGGCACTGGCGGTGTTCGCAGGGTTCGCCTCCCAGGGCCTGGACGCGCAAGGTTCCCTGACCGCCGGAGCCGCAACGGGCGCCGTCGGGCTCGCCTTCCTTGCCCTGGGCCTGCTGGTGGCCCAGTTCATGCCGACGTCCCGCGGCGCGAACGGCGTGTCCGCCGCACTGGTTGTCCTGGCCTACGTCCTGCGTGGGATCGGCGATGCCACGGGGACCCCCGGTGCCGACGGGACCACCATGACGGAAGGGTCCGCCAGCTGGTTCTCACCCATTGGCTGGGGCCAGCAGACGTACGCTTTCTCGGGAAACCGCACCTGGCCGCTGGTGCTGCCGGTGGGCCTCGCCGTCGCCTGCTTTGCAGTCGCCTGGCTGATCCTCCGCACGCGGGACAGCGGGGCAAGCGTGTGGGGAACACGGCCGGGACGCGCCGCAGCCCGGCCCGGGCTGCGGAGCCCGGTGGCCCTGGCGCTGCGGCTGCAGTCCGGATCGATTATCGGCTGGGGACTCAGCGGCTTGGCCCTGGGCCTGCTGGCGGGCTCGCTCGGAAAGGCGATTGCCGCCGTCGATACCCCTGATACCAACATCACCGCCATGCTGCGGGCCATGCTCCAGTCCCAGGGCACCTCGCTCACCCAGCTCATGGTCTCGGTGCTCTTCTCGATGGCCGGGGTCCTGGCGGCGGCGTGTGCGCTCCAGGCCGTGATCAGGCTGCGGCAGGAGGAAGCGGCCGGGACGGCCGAACTGCTGCTGTCCGCTCCCGTGGGCCGGGTCCGGTGGCTGGCCGGTTACCTGCTGCTGGGGGCGGCGGCCGTGGTATTGGTGGTGGGCCTGGCAGGTGTGGGGGCCTGGGCAACATTGACCGGCTCCGGCGATACCTCGATGCCCGCCGATGCCCTCTGGCAAACCGCCCTGGCCCAGCTGCCGGCGGCCCTGATCTACCTTTCCGTTCCAGCGCTGGTGTTCGTCCTGTGGCCGGCAGCGACCATCGCCGCCAGCTGGGCGCTGCTGGCCCTGGGCGTGGTGCTCGGCATCCTGGGCGCCATGTTGGGGATTGATCAGGCCCTGCGTGACCTGTCGCCATTCGCCCACACCCCGGTTCCTCACGGCGACACCACGGACTGGAGCGGCGCATGGTGGATGCTCTTGATCGCCGCGGTTGCAGCCGTGCTGGCGGTCTCGGTAATGCGGCGGCGGGAGGTGGGTTCGGCGTGA
- a CDS encoding ABC transporter ATP-binding protein, with the protein MNTVVQTANLHKHFGRVRALDGLDLEVQHGEIHGFLGPNGAGKSTTLRVLLGLARATSGAATVLGLEPWTQAAELHRRLAYVPGDVRLWPNLSGGETIDLLSRLRGGTADGEAYRRRKDRLCQVFDFDPARKGRAYSKGNRQKVALIAALATEAELYLLDEPTSGLDPLMEEVFRRELLAAVDRGATVLLSSHILSEVEVLCHRVSIIRAGKIVDGGTLESLRHLTRSEVSFAADGLDAEALSRLGAVHDLTVDAGRVRFSADADRIAEVLPALGALGVQGLTIVPPSLEELFLRHYGDTAAAPEPDAPASAGYGSRRHLLGARGRS; encoded by the coding sequence ATGAACACCGTTGTCCAGACAGCGAACCTGCATAAGCACTTCGGCCGGGTCAGGGCCCTGGACGGCCTGGACCTCGAAGTCCAGCACGGGGAGATCCACGGCTTCCTTGGCCCCAACGGCGCCGGGAAGTCCACTACCCTGCGCGTCCTCCTGGGCCTGGCCCGGGCAACTTCCGGCGCCGCCACGGTTCTGGGCCTCGAACCCTGGACTCAGGCCGCAGAATTGCACCGGCGCCTCGCCTACGTTCCCGGCGACGTCCGGCTCTGGCCCAACCTGTCCGGCGGCGAGACCATCGATTTGCTGTCCCGGCTGCGCGGCGGCACGGCGGACGGCGAGGCCTACCGCCGCCGGAAGGACCGCCTGTGCCAGGTGTTCGACTTTGATCCGGCCCGGAAGGGGCGCGCCTACTCCAAGGGCAACCGGCAAAAAGTCGCCCTGATCGCGGCCCTCGCCACTGAAGCCGAGCTCTACCTGCTGGACGAGCCCACCAGCGGCCTGGACCCGCTCATGGAGGAGGTCTTCCGCAGGGAGCTGCTGGCCGCCGTCGACCGCGGCGCAACGGTGCTGCTGTCCAGCCACATCCTCTCCGAGGTGGAGGTGCTGTGCCACCGGGTGAGCATCATCCGCGCCGGAAAAATCGTCGACGGCGGCACGCTGGAGTCCCTGCGGCACCTCACCAGGTCCGAGGTTTCCTTCGCTGCGGACGGTTTGGACGCGGAAGCCCTGTCCCGGCTCGGCGCGGTGCACGACCTTACGGTGGACGCCGGCCGGGTCCGGTTCAGCGCCGACGCTGACCGGATAGCGGAGGTGCTTCCCGCATTGGGCGCGCTGGGCGTGCAGGGCCTGACGATTGTCCCGCCGTCGCTGGAGGAGCTGTTCCTGCGGCACTACGGGGATACCGCTGCTGCCCCGGAGCCGGATGCTCCGGCTTCCGCTGGCTACGGTTCCCGGCGGCACCTGCTGGGTGCGAGGGGACGGAGCTGA
- a CDS encoding MFS transporter gives MSPDKPLSTGHATRTATAPLYAAGFVTAFGAHSIAAGLGSQSGNIGLTLLNLGILLALYDVAEVFLKPVFGALSDRIGAKPVIVGGLFAFAALSLIGLGAADPLILALARLGQGAAASAFSPASSAMVARMARGGKAGTYFGRYGSWKSLGYIIGPPLGAGLILAGGFPLLFGTLSALAAVTAVWVLVSAPHLAPLPRKRYTVMDLARQVGERRFLVPTLVLAAATGALGAAVGFIPALATRHGMDAFAGTAAVSVVALGSVLTQPWIGRLRDRNAITDNRGTTTGLLLIAAGIGLVAAAPGVVTIFVAAACIGTGIGAVTPLGFAHLADTTPPERMGRTMGSAELGRELGDAGGPLLVGGIAMATALPFGLGALALLVAAAGIPRLDPVKPAAPTS, from the coding sequence ATGAGCCCCGACAAGCCCCTGTCCACCGGGCACGCCACCCGCACGGCAACGGCACCTCTTTACGCCGCCGGGTTCGTCACCGCTTTCGGCGCCCACAGCATCGCGGCAGGACTCGGTTCGCAAAGCGGGAACATCGGCCTGACGCTGCTGAACCTCGGCATCCTGCTGGCCCTCTATGACGTGGCCGAAGTCTTCCTCAAGCCCGTGTTCGGAGCGCTCAGCGACCGGATCGGGGCCAAGCCTGTCATCGTCGGCGGACTCTTCGCCTTCGCCGCCCTGTCCCTCATCGGTTTGGGAGCAGCGGACCCGTTGATCCTTGCCCTGGCCAGGCTGGGACAGGGCGCTGCGGCATCTGCCTTCTCGCCGGCGTCGTCCGCCATGGTGGCAAGGATGGCCCGCGGCGGCAAGGCGGGCACCTACTTTGGCCGGTACGGGTCCTGGAAGAGCCTGGGCTACATTATCGGGCCGCCGCTGGGCGCGGGCCTGATCCTTGCCGGCGGGTTTCCGCTGCTGTTCGGAACGCTCTCAGCGCTGGCCGCCGTGACCGCCGTGTGGGTGCTGGTGTCCGCGCCGCATTTGGCGCCGCTGCCGCGGAAGCGGTACACGGTGATGGACCTGGCCCGGCAGGTCGGCGAGCGCCGTTTCCTGGTGCCCACGCTGGTGCTGGCCGCAGCAACCGGCGCGCTGGGTGCCGCCGTCGGATTCATCCCCGCCCTGGCCACCCGCCATGGCATGGACGCATTCGCGGGCACGGCCGCGGTGAGCGTGGTGGCGCTGGGCTCGGTACTCACCCAACCCTGGATCGGAAGGCTGCGGGACCGCAACGCCATCACGGACAACAGGGGCACGACGACGGGCCTGCTGCTGATTGCCGCGGGCATCGGTCTGGTGGCGGCGGCCCCGGGTGTGGTCACCATCTTCGTGGCCGCGGCCTGCATTGGGACAGGCATCGGCGCGGTGACCCCCTTGGGTTTCGCGCATCTGGCCGACACCACCCCGCCGGAGCGGATGGGCCGGACCATGGGTTCGGCCGAACTGGGACGGGAGCTGGGCGACGCCGGCGGCCCGCTGCTGGTGGGCGGCATCGCCATGGCCACGGCGCTGCCGTTCGGGCTGGGCGCGCTGGCGCTGTTGGTGGCCGCGGCGGGCATCCCCCGGCTGGACCCGGTCAAACCCGCCGCGCCCACCTCCTGA
- a CDS encoding phosphatase PAP2 family protein, translating into MTSSRQLPTRTPARPAPGSAFLFVLSTAACIAGLMATYYFFVQTTTGQFIDESALVEAVEIHGPAGKAATKFLDWLPTISLVMAAVVVLFVTVIRRHWAEAGIAVAACIGANVATQVLKDLLPARPDKGVLTLELNSLPSGHTTLAASAAAAVFLMASPRWRPMAGFVGGTFAIASGVSTLINQWHRPADVVAAFLLVGAFMIPAGWLILRRGSWNEWDGFGEHLGSARIWLTLPVLIGLASAGVAVYSLIRIAPSPWQEASTTNYFWAGISLIVIAGYLATVATTSLFAFASRRRHASRR; encoded by the coding sequence ATGACTTCTTCACGGCAACTGCCCACCAGGACTCCGGCCCGGCCTGCCCCGGGTTCGGCGTTCCTGTTCGTGCTGTCCACTGCCGCGTGCATTGCCGGGCTGATGGCCACCTACTACTTCTTTGTCCAGACCACCACGGGCCAGTTCATTGATGAGTCCGCGCTGGTGGAAGCGGTGGAAATCCACGGGCCTGCGGGCAAGGCGGCCACCAAGTTCCTGGACTGGCTGCCCACCATCTCGCTGGTGATGGCCGCCGTCGTGGTCCTGTTTGTCACGGTGATCCGGCGGCACTGGGCCGAGGCTGGCATCGCCGTCGCTGCGTGCATTGGCGCGAACGTGGCTACCCAGGTGCTGAAGGACCTGCTGCCGGCGCGCCCGGACAAGGGTGTGCTCACCCTCGAACTGAATTCGCTGCCGTCCGGCCACACCACCCTGGCGGCTTCAGCGGCGGCGGCAGTGTTCCTGATGGCGTCCCCGCGCTGGCGGCCCATGGCAGGCTTCGTCGGCGGCACCTTCGCCATTGCCTCCGGCGTGTCCACGCTGATCAACCAGTGGCACCGGCCCGCCGACGTGGTGGCGGCGTTCCTGCTGGTAGGGGCGTTCATGATTCCGGCCGGCTGGTTGATCCTCCGGCGCGGTTCGTGGAACGAGTGGGACGGGTTCGGTGAACATCTCGGCTCGGCCCGGATCTGGCTCACGCTGCCGGTGCTGATCGGCCTGGCGTCCGCGGGGGTTGCCGTCTATTCACTGATCCGGATTGCCCCCAGCCCTTGGCAGGAGGCCAGCACCACCAATTACTTTTGGGCCGGCATCTCGCTGATCGTGATCGCGGGGTACCTGGCCACTGTGGCCACTACGTCCCTGTTTGCGTTTGCCTCCCGACGGCGGCACGCGTCCCGCCGCTGA
- a CDS encoding VOC family protein, protein MSCRISELVLTCADPELLAKFWSDVLGYVEIDREDGAIEIGPPDAGFGGAQPTIFLSPSSNPRVGRLPLHIDINPVDRDQDAELERLLALGARPADVGQTGEAQWHVLQDPEGNEFCLLRKRLDALE, encoded by the coding sequence ATGTCATGCCGTATAAGTGAACTGGTCCTTACTTGCGCTGACCCCGAACTGCTCGCGAAGTTCTGGAGCGACGTGCTTGGCTACGTGGAGATTGACCGGGAGGACGGGGCGATCGAGATCGGGCCGCCGGACGCCGGGTTCGGGGGAGCGCAGCCAACGATCTTCCTGAGTCCAAGCAGCAACCCGCGGGTGGGGAGGCTTCCGCTGCACATCGACATCAACCCGGTGGACCGGGACCAGGACGCCGAGCTGGAACGCCTGCTGGCGCTCGGTGCACGGCCGGCGGACGTAGGCCAGACCGGCGAGGCGCAGTGGCACGTCCTGCAGGATCCCGAAGGCAACGAGTTCTGCCTTCTGCGCAAGCGGCTCGACGCGCTCGAGTGA
- a CDS encoding TetR/AcrR family transcriptional regulator, with translation MSVRHNEKYLETGRARQKSRTRDELVSVLRDLLKDGRDPSVAEVAATAGISRTTAYRYFPDKEALLHAALPETGLGSLLGEDPPSDVRDRLERTLDAHFDFIRTWEPQLRASLRLSLTPGAARPTLRGGRAVGWYRDALSPLETGGSGIDTAALAVRLRAVAGIEAYVWLRDVAGLRPNQAFGVMRANALDILDAALAA, from the coding sequence GCCCGGCAGAAGTCGCGCACGCGGGACGAGTTGGTGTCCGTCCTCCGGGATCTGCTGAAGGACGGACGGGACCCTTCGGTTGCAGAAGTTGCTGCCACGGCGGGCATATCCCGCACCACTGCCTACCGGTACTTTCCGGACAAGGAAGCGCTGCTGCACGCGGCCCTCCCGGAGACCGGTCTGGGATCGCTGCTGGGTGAGGACCCGCCGTCGGACGTGCGTGACCGCCTGGAGCGCACCCTGGACGCGCACTTCGACTTCATCCGCACCTGGGAACCACAACTGCGGGCATCGCTCCGGCTGTCTTTAACCCCGGGCGCTGCCCGGCCCACGCTTCGCGGCGGCCGGGCTGTGGGCTGGTACCGCGACGCGCTGTCCCCGCTGGAAACCGGAGGATCCGGCATCGACACTGCCGCTCTGGCTGTCAGGCTTCGCGCGGTTGCCGGCATTGAAGCCTATGTCTGGCTGCGGGACGTTGCAGGCCTCCGGCCGAACCAGGCATTTGGGGTCATGCGTGCCAACGCCTTGGACATTCTTGACGCTGCGCTCGCTGCCTAG